The following coding sequences are from one Elusimicrobiota bacterium window:
- a CDS encoding TrbI/VirB10 family protein has product MYKRFVLFKIVLLLAVSTVSAGIEPWTGMTNTVQTKMKYFMHTGYMFDAVLQTAIFSYNIESPVIAEIEYDVIYLDKIILPKHSKIIGYASILKSDDRVNIFFHTTVFPNGQELKINALTLNTDGSLGIPGVVKKYQEILPAKILLETAANIAVPGIAKPIIKELTADSARDLSYKPTYSVTVKKGTPVVVYIVDRVEY; this is encoded by the coding sequence ATGTATAAACGTTTCGTTCTCTTTAAAATAGTTTTGTTACTGGCAGTAAGCACAGTCTCCGCAGGGATAGAACCCTGGACTGGCATGACAAACACAGTGCAAACCAAAATGAAATACTTTATGCATACAGGTTATATGTTCGACGCTGTGTTACAAACCGCTATTTTCTCTTATAACATAGAAAGCCCCGTGATTGCCGAGATTGAGTACGACGTTATCTACCTTGACAAAATCATACTCCCGAAACACAGCAAGATTATAGGGTACGCATCTATACTGAAATCTGATGACAGGGTAAACATTTTTTTTCATACCACAGTTTTCCCCAACGGGCAGGAATTAAAGATTAACGCATTAACGCTTAACACCGACGGATCTCTGGGCATCCCCGGGGTGGTGAAGAAGTACCAGGAAATATTACCCGCCAAAATATTGTTAGAGACCGCAGCGAACATTGCAGTCCCGGGTATTGCGAAACCTATTATCAAAGAACTAACTGCGGACTCCGCGAGAGACCTTTCTTACAAACCAACATACTCAGTAACGGTTAAGAAAGGCACGCCGGTAGTAGTGTATATCGTTGATAGGGTTGAGTACTGA
- a CDS encoding VirB8/TrbF family protein: MNTTSRKYYEVWGDTLNMLNFLKTIIIILLFIITGLVLLLRQSNNKPPLVITVDKLGQPQAVKNWESQVSITVPELSNFTQTFIDQFTAYDYYTYMENFKKAFKLMTPDCQKKMDTYLAANTVVDQITQSQYKTKVVLSKIDIVKDSKYVVSVKVKGYREVTSYLNPSFSKDIVFETDLVYKKVPRTLETPWGVLVDYYNETIFKDK, encoded by the coding sequence ATGAATACAACCTCGCGAAAATACTATGAAGTATGGGGTGACACCCTTAACATGCTAAACTTCCTGAAAACCATAATCATAATCCTATTATTTATTATCACAGGGCTCGTACTGTTGTTGAGACAAAGCAATAATAAACCGCCTTTAGTAATTACAGTAGACAAACTTGGGCAACCCCAGGCGGTTAAAAACTGGGAATCGCAGGTAAGTATTACCGTCCCCGAACTCTCGAACTTCACCCAAACCTTTATTGACCAGTTCACGGCATACGATTATTACACGTACATGGAAAACTTTAAGAAAGCGTTTAAGTTAATGACACCGGACTGCCAGAAAAAGATGGACACCTACCTTGCTGCGAATACTGTGGTTGACCAGATAACGCAGTCGCAGTACAAAACAAAAGTTGTGCTCTCAAAAATTGATATCGTAAAAGATTCAAAATACGTAGTATCCGTAAAAGTTAAAGGGTACAGGGAAGTAACGTCATACCTTAACCCAAGTTTTAGTAAAGACATAGTGTTTGAAACCGACTTAGTTTACAAAAAAGTTCCGCGTACCCTCGAAACCCCCTGGGGCGTACTTGTTGATTACTATAACGAAACAATCTTTAAAGACAAATAA